GATGTCTTACCTTGATCGTTTCGCTGCGCATCTCAAGGACCTGAAGGCGGTCATCAGTCGGCACCTCGTCACCGGCGGCGGAGAACGCCAGATTGCCGAGCGTATTGCCAGGACCGGCGCCGCATGGCAGCAACGTCACGCGGCCACGGGCGGACGCCTGAACGATTGGCTGGAAGTCGGCGAGCAGGACAGCGCTCGCCGTCGGTTTCGGATTCTCGGGCTGAGCCTGGACGACGCGAACCGGGAGCAAGCGGAAACGCTCACGTTTTACGCGGGAGGTGCCGGTGCGAGGCCGGTAGCCGTCCATCTGCCGGCAGGCTGCGATGTGCGAACGATGAGCGCTCAGATTTGCGGGGGCGTCGCTCGATTCGGTCTGGACGCCCAGCTGGAAGCACCGGGAAAGACGGTCTTCTCGGTCGACGAGGCACATTGGCCATCGCTTGCTCATACATTGCGCATCAAGGGAAGCGGCGTGCGTTTTCCTGACGCGGAGCCTCGCCCGGCGTCGCTCGAATCGGAGCCTTCCGCTGTCGCCATCTCCACATGGAAAACGGGCGATCGGGATGCGCTTCGTTCAACGCTCGCCTCGGTTGTCGCCGTGCTCGAAAGAGTCGAGCGAACGCGCGCACAGATTCGCACGGAGCTTGCGGAGGCACAGAGCGCCATTGCCCAACGGTCCGCGTCGCTCGATGCGCGACTTGCGCAGCGCAACAGCGAGGATATTGTCGGCATGATGCGTCCGACGAACGGCTACCATCAGGTCGCCAAGCTCGCCCCGGTGGTCATGGGCATCAGCAGCGGCCGCGTGCGAGCGTTGCTGAGATTGGGCTGAGCTGGTGCGCAATGGTGCGCAATGACGCGCTCGGCATGGACTCGGGCGCGCACCCCTCGTCGGAGGAGTGAAGTGCAGGCTCGCTCTGGCGTGGCCTTGGCATATCCGTGGGCATTCGCCAGAGCGTCCAGATGGAGAGCGCTCCAGCGATTAATGCATGGACGATGCGCCTCGTGCGAAATACGTTTCGCATAGTTCCGGCGCGTCATGGATGGACTCGGGGCAGACTGCGAGCCAGCGATTGTCGCCAAGCGGCAATTCGTAGACCTGGTCGCCCGGTTTTAGCTTGATCTCGAGGGCATCGATCAATGCCTTGGCGCTCACGCCGTTGGTGGAATGATAGGTGATCCCGTCGATGGTTTCGCCGTGCCTGAAAGTCAGTCTCGATGGTGACGCCAGCGTCTGCCAAGTCAGCACCATTGCGCATGGCAGAGCGATTGCGGCGAACCACCGCCCTCTCTTGCGAAACCAGCGGGAGGTTTTTGCCAGCGGGCCGGAATGGGGCGGGAGGTCAGTAGAGGGGCGGGTATTCGTTGTCTGTTCGGATACGTCAGGCGACGCCGGTTGACTGCTCGGGTACGGAGGCTCGGCTGCGGAGTCGGGGCATTCGCTGTCATTTTTCAGCGGCGTGGGAAGGCTCGAGGGAGCACGCGGTTCAGGCACGGGAGGTACCGTGGTGTCGATGGGCTTCATCGATCCCATGAAACGCAGACCTTGGCGAGGAAGTGTCTTGACCAGCGCACCGCTGATTCCGTGTTCCTCGAGGCGTTGACGCACCGCTCGCACAAGCTGGTGATAGCTGCTGTCGGTCACGACGACTCCCTTGCTTTCCCAGACGCGCTTCATTACTGCTGCTTTGGTCGCAATACCCTGCAACAGCATGAGCAACAACTCGGACTCGTTCGCGGTCAGGTGGACTTGAGTATCGGCATGCGTGAGTACCATCAAATGGCTGTCGAACATCACGCGGTCTTCTATTAGGTACTTTTTCACAGGCGATTCAGATGCGTGCACTGGAGTGGGCGGGTGGCGCGTCGTCCAGCGTTTCCAGATCGAAGGGGACTGTGCGTTGTCGCGCGACGAGGGGCGTACGGGGCGCTGCCTTGACTCCAACTTTCAGCGACATCGCTGCACCTATGGCGTAACGCGTACCGAATTATGTTGGCGCCCCATTGGCTTTGAAATCGGATTGCTCCTATTTTTTGTAGCCTTACGAAAGACGGGCAACAGCGCTGTCCAATGGCGGATGAGCCTGAATCTGGTGAGAGTCGCTAAGGGTTGGCTGCCAATATCAGTGGTGCGCGCGGGAATGTAAAAATCCAGTGAATCCGCCGGTCGCACCACATTTCATGGTGGATCTTTCTTCGTGTCATGCCATCTCCAGCGTTGCTTCGGCCGCTTTCGATGGCATGGTTTTGTCAGTCGCTCGACTTCACCACTGCTCTGCCAGAGGAGGGATAGGGTGGTGGGTCAGGATAGGGTGGCGGGTTAGGATAGGGTGGTGGGTCAGGATAGGGCGGCGGCGGGGGATGGGAGCGGGGGTCGTGGCCATCTGTGCCGGCAGCGAAGTCCAAGAGTTCCTCAATCAGGCGCAGCTGATCATATTTCGGGTCCGCCGATGAAGCAACCGCAGCTTCTGTTTCCTGAAAAATCGTCTTTGCAGCTTCACGCTTCTCATAATATGTGCTGCTATTACTCACCCAATTATCCGCCGCCTCGCGCAAAGAGGGGTTGCTATGCGCCTCACCAAGAAGCTTACTATAGCCAGTGGAAGGTTTTTCATCACTCTCGATTTTAACGTAAGGGAGTGAATAATTATTACGATTAATAGAAAGACTTTCAGCCATTATTTTCGTTCTCCTCGGACTTGCCAATACGCAACCATTTGGTTGCCACCCATTTGCTTCCCTTGATCACGGGAGATCCACCGTGAAACGTTCGCTTCGACCGATGCGTTTTCGGATCAGGGTGCGCAAAGAAAATGCCACTTCCTCGCCTGGGGTAAATCTCCAGAGGTGCCATGGGAAATACTGTTCCCCCGCCGCATTCCGGCTCCTTCAGGTATATGACGAGGGTCGCTATGCGCCGCTCAAGGGCGGAAAGGGCTTTGTGGCCCGCCACTAAGCCGCCAGCTAAAATTATCGCGCCTTCGAGTGCGGGCATATCGGAAGATTCTGATTCTTGGGAGCGGAGTTTTTCAAGCTTCGGAAGAGCGTTGTCCACCGGCGCATGAGTATGCTCCCGTCGAATTCCAGGAACTGGTTTCTAAAGGGAGCTAGGAGCCCGTTCGTCCTATCGAGGGCATGGAGCTCGGGACAGGGGGGGATACCCCCTGTGAAACTGAATCCGATCTAGTCGCTTGACGCCGGAATCGTGCCGGCTGTGATTTCTTATTCAAGAACTTATAACCTTCCGCTTTTAGACTTCCGTCCGGGTACAGGCATTTATAAAGCGCACGGAACGATACACTGAAAATTTCGGATAACCAGGGGTGTTTAGGTTCAATAGGCTTCCCACAGGCTTTTTTCTTCTCCACGAAATTGACGATTTCCCGAAGAACTTTTGGGGTGAGTGCATGCAGAGGTGGGTTTGCAATTTGGCGCAATAACCCATTGCCAAAAAAAGTCAGCTCGCCATAATCACTCATTGCTTTGGCAAGAGTCACGTGCATGACTGAGAATTGCATGGCTACATTTCTTAAGCCTCCGCTCTTCAGAAAATCGTCATGTTCCAACTGCTTCACGTACGCGGCTATCTCCGCTAGCACGACGGGTGTGAGTGGACGAATGGTATGCGATGCTTTTGCAACGACTTCTTTTGATAGGTGCTCCCATATATTATTTCGATCACCGTTCGCATATACCAAGCGTTGAAGCATGAAGGCCGATACGTCATACTCATTGGCTAGCGGTTCGAGCTCTTTACCGTATACCTTCCTGTCTTTCCCCAAGGCAAAGTTGTTCTTCCGGACCTCCATCGCCTTCTGAATCAGCTCCTCCGTGTACTTGTTGTGGATCCAAGGCCGTGCATGTTTATGTGGCAGAGTTTTTCCGCGCGGGCGGATAATTCGCGTGCTTGAAGATCCATCATTGGGTTGCGCATGGGCTGCCGTGGACGCGGGAGAGCCGCCGGGGTTCTGCACTTGCGCAGTTGGCCCCGAGTCGGGTTCGATGCCGAGGCAAGCCTCTACGTCGGATGCCGAGAGGAGCGGAAGATATTGTTGCGGCGCTGCGGAACTCTGTTGGGCTTGACCGCCGACATAGACAATATTGGCACCCCAATTCGCTGGAGGAGAATGGACCGCAGCGGTTGATTGGCCTGCCACCTGTGGCAGCACGGGCGCGTCGAACCCTGGGCCGGGATCGAAGCCGAGCGACGCCATCCACCTGGAATTCTGGGTGCTGTCGAACGGATAATCGACCACCGGTCGAAGGTTCTGGCTGCATACGCCGTCCAAGTCTGCCCACCATGCTTGGGTTGAACTGTCCGCACTAGTGTCTTGAACGCGCGAATATGGGTGGAAATAGGCCGAGGAGAGCTGCGCAGGAGTCTTCATGGTTCTGTTATTGCAAAGGACGTGAGCGATCCATATGGCGTGAATCGGGCTGCTGGCCTGAAGCGGTGCTTTGAACGTGGTAACGGGAAGATTCGCCCTCTATCGGGTATATCCAAGCGATGGAGCGGGGAACTGGTAGAACATCGAGGCGTACGCGTCGTTTAGCCAACCAGCCATGGCCAAAGTGTCAAGAGCGCTTCGTCACGGATGTGAGGACGTGCGTTGGACAAACCGAGTTTCTGGAGCGCCTGATTGCGCTGATTGCTCACGGTTTTAGCTGTCCGCTTTCTTCGCAATGCGATGCGCGGGTCGCTCCATCCGCGGAGATGGTACCTGAGCACCTCAAGTTGACATTTCGATAGCGTGTCCATGCGCGCGGCTAGCGAGGTGCATGCTGGACGGGCTTCGGCGTCCAATGACTCGTCAACCAGTTGGGTTTGGCCGGACAGCGTGGATCGCATTGCGGCGACGAGGCCGTGCGAGTTCACTTGGGATTTAAAAAACAGGTTAGCCACGCCCAGACGCCTCACATATCTGGCAAGGGGGCTTCCCGGTAGAAAATTCGCCAGAACAAAAATGTGAAGTTCTGGGTGCTCGCGACGGAGTTTGCCCAACAGATAGAGTCCGTCCGGAAGGGGATCCGATTCGAATTCATAAGAGCACACCAGCACGTTGACGTCCCCGCGCTTGATTGTCGGGCAGATGCGGTGAATTTCGGTGGCTTCACCCACGACGTGAAAGTCCTTGTGAAGTGCAAGTGCACCCGCTATTCCACTTATGGAAACAGGATGTGGGTCTGCGATCATCAGTCGCCATGGCGGAGGATTCGAATTCATGTCGGCACTCTGTAGTTTGTCAGGGCGCATATCGTCGTCGCCGAGTTGATGGAGCGTGTCTCCGATGTCTTTGGCCCGTCGCTCCCGCCGGCAGCTTGTTCAACTGGTCTTTTCGCCACGAGGCATCGGCGTGCTGACAAACCGCTCGTCACGATTCACCGCGCTAGCTACCAGGTGGGAGCACAGTTTCATCATGTCGATGTTGGAGTACCCAAGCACCATCGCGGCGCGCTCAATATTTTCGTAATCCGAATGATGCATTTCCACAATAATCGTCGGCACTGTATTCACCTCCTCTTGGTCCGCACCGAAATCCTCGTGCTTCGTTAGCTGTTGTTAAGGTGTGTCCTATTCTATGGAGAGAGCGAAAATTCTCTATCGGACGAGTCCTATTTGCAGGCGGGCGTGCAATATTCACTTAGTGAAAGAACGTCTGACACGTAGCCAGAGATAACGAGAGGTACCTGCGTCATGAAAAAAGAGAGGCTGGTATCGAACGTTCTCGTGAAAAACTGGCCTGGCGGTGTGAGAGCCGCGTGGCATTTCTCTGCATGGCGGGAAGGTCGCTGCGTTCTCGCCGATAGATCACCCGGCGCCCGAGTCAGCAATCAATATGGATTACCTCATCGGCCAACTGAATCAGACGAATCCGATTGTGGGCTCCAATGACCCATTCGGAGAATGAGCCCAGTCGCAGTTGGAGGAGGAGCTTCGCGCCCACGAGTGATTGCGCGCACGGTCCGGGCATGGCTTCGGTAGACACTCGTTTGCGTGATCGCCAGTTCGTCAAAGGGAAAAATGGCGGGGACGAGGCGGCCGGACTGCAATTCCGATAGAGCCGACGGGCGTTGCGAGTTTGACCATGCTCGATCGCGTGTTGAATGAGACGTCGCTGTTCCAGGCTCCGGCATTGGAAGGGACGTTTCATCTGGATAGACCAAATCTCGATTTTTGAAGAAAGATAGTGACGGGAAAAGTGGTCAATTTTTGAAAGTGTCGGAAATAAAATCGAGGAATCATTGGGGCGAAAGCGTCATGGGAATCTGTGACATGGCTAGTGGGAGGTCGAGATATGGAGGGGCGCGGCGGTGGGAGGGCGTAGTTTTTAGAGGGCGTATTCCAATGTAGTGCTACGCCGTGGCCGAGCGGTCCAAGTGGGGATGGCAGTACATCGTACGGAGGCGATGACGTTGAGGAGGGCTGGCGGGAGGAGATTGAACGCTACTGCGGTATGAGCGGAACCCGGAGGGATTTCGTTGAATTCATTCTTGCAGCGAAGAGCGCATACCCCGAAGCGAGGTCGAAGAGGAATCATCAAATAGCTTGGCGCTTCAGGCGAAATTTCTTACGTCTATCAAACCTAGCCGATCTTGTCTCTGCTAACGATCTTCACGAAAAAGTTCTGACTCGATTGATGGAGTCCGAGACGCCTGAAATCTATGCTGGCAGGATCTGCGGTCTAAGAAAGGCGATTGCATTGATATCGGATTATAAAAAAAGGATAGTTGATGTTGATGAATGAAGTGAATAAGGCGATGGCAGAGGCGGTGGAAGTATTAAATCTACCTGGTCCGAAATTGAATGACTCTCCATCGCATATTGATATTGATGGCCTTAGGATGAAGGTCGTCGCGCGATCGAACTATCCGGAAATAGTAGTTATCGAAAATATCCTGGATGATGATGAGTGCAGTTCATTGATTGCCATGGCTTCTCATCGACTGGAAAGATCCACAGTGTGCGATGAAAATTCCGGCGGACGTATTGATGAGAGGCGAACCAGTCACGGTGTCTTTTTATCTGCGGGCGACTGCGAGCTAGTGCGCAAGGTGGATGAGCGGATAGCGAAGTTGCTTAACTGGCCAATTAACCAGATGGAGGATCTTCAGATCCTGCGTTACGAAGTTGGCGAGCAGTACGAGCCTCACTACGATTTTCTTGGGGTTAACTCCCGTGAAGCGCTTTCCGCTCGTGGGCAGCGCATAGCGACCCTCGTCATATACCTGAAGGAGCCGGAATGCGGCGGGGGAACAGTATTTCCCATGGTGCCTCTGGAGATTTACCCCAGGCAAGGAAGTGGCATTTTCTTTGCGTACCCTGATCCGAAGACGCATCGGTCGAAGCGAACGTTTCATGGTGGATCCCCTGTGATCAAGGGAAGCAAATGGGTGGCAACCAAATGGTTGCGTATTGGAAAGTTCGAGGAATGATTGGGTGAGTTATAGCAGCACGGATTCTCAGAAGAATGATGCCGCAGGGACGATTTTGCGGGAAATAGAATCTGCGGTTGCTTCATCGGTGGAACACCGTCACGTGAGCGGGTGCGCTTGATTGTTGAACTCATGCGCCCCGCAGATGGCGGCTACTACGAAAATACGCCTCCCCCTCCTCTTCTCCCCGCTCGCTGAAGCATTGTAAATGGCTCCCCCTCCGGTCGATGGAGTCGCGCATCGGAGGGGCACCGGGATGCTTCTGGAATATGGATAGTCTCGTCACCTTACGTGACACCCTCCGCGCTCAATCGCCGGGCGAACTGGCGTTCGGGGACGCTTCAGTTGCTTGGCGTGAATACCTGGTGCATCGAGTGTTGAAGGCAGCCGTCCGGCTTGACCCACACGTCGATGTTCGGACATTCAGCGCGTGCGCATTGGTGCCAGGGCCGCACCAGGAACCGATCGATAAAAAGTGATTTCAAGCGCCCGCTAGCCGAACATATTTTCTCGGTTACTCCCCGCGTTAGCCGTTATGTGAAGTTCCGATATCAGGGCTTGGAGCCACGCGCCGTTCGTCTCGCCGGTGTAGGGGTATGCGGCAGGGCATTAACTGAGCGATGCCCATGGGTAGCGGAGCCAACTCTGGTTAATTTCTGTAATAACAACGATCTCCTGCACGCTAGTATGGTGAAAATAGCGTGCAGAGCATTGCGATCAGTGCCAGAACAATTTTTTGAATCTCTCTGGCGAAACGCAATACTCTCAAACGACTCGGGGACCTCAACCTGCTAAAAGGAGATCCAATTGCTTAAAGTTCAAAGTTTCGGCAGTACTACGATAGTGCGACCGCGAGCTACGACTCTTCCATCTCAAGAGATGGATAAAATAAAAATTGAAATCGACAGGCTAATAAAGGGGAAGCATGTGATGGTCTTTAGCGGGTTCTCGGGACTCGGTTACGAGGATCCTTCAAAGCTGAAGGAAGAAATAAAAGAAGAAATAGGACGAGCGGTGGAGTTATATGGGCCCGCGCGTTTGTGCGTGGCAGCTGGAGCAACCCGGGAAGGGATCGGCATAGCGTACGAAGTGGCCAAATCCAATTGGCCTGATATCGTCACGATCGGTGTTGTTTCGGCGCAGGCGCGAAGGTGGGGGGGCGAGTCGGAATACTGCGATCACGTAATTTATGTGGATGATCCCGGGGAAACTTGGGAGGTGCTTGATGAGAAAGGAAAGTCGTATATGGCTTACCTCGCACGCAACAACGAGAGCAATTCCAGTACGGGGGAGTTTCTGGCCTTCGGCGGAGGCAATGTAACGCTCAAAGAACTACTCGAAGTTAGCGTTTCGAATCCTAAATGGAAGGTTTTTGGGGATTTTTTTCCTGATCCCGATAAAGCTGCCGAGCGAGGGGGCAAGTCAACGGACGAAGTTTTGAATCCTGTCCGAGCGAAGTTGCTAGAAGACATTTCAAAATCAAAGGAAGCGCCACGGCACGAAGTTGTGATTCTTCCCCCCCCCAGAGTTAAGACGATTTTCAGTCTAGCGAGCTGTTTCAATGCCTGCAGCCCGCATCATGCGTCTGTCGCTCCATTTGTTGGGGCGACAGACAACCCCCGACACGATCTCTGTTGGACGGGACACCGCATATGAATATGCTGTCCACGTTATGGTCAAATTTCGCAATAGAGGGTGAGCATTGCGAGGGATACTGCGTACTGGTTCAACCGTATCAAGCGATCCACTGTACCAAATGGATCGTCATGCAACTGGAGTTCATATGTTGATTCAGACGAAAAGTCCCCTTCCTGGAAATTCAATTAACGGCATCGAGACACCGACGGCTTCGCCGGCCGGACAACTCAACGGCCGTCCTGTACTCGATGTCACGGGAAGAGAGAGTCACGGTGTCGCCAAATCGATCCTGGCGTGGTGCCGCTCGGTGCACCGTGAAGTTCTGCAGCCGATCTTTAACCGCGTATCGTCTTTTGTCGGGGAAGTGTCCGCAAGCATCCGCAAACTCTTCACCCCGGTCCTTACCCAGCAGGGTACAGCGACTGCAGGCACAGGCGTTTTGATCGCGCAACCGAAATTCAGCCCTGATTTCGCCGACAAATTTGGAAAAATATGCGATCGCCTGATTTTGGCAGCGAAAAATGGGGAGTTGGAGCCCGGTCTATTCCGCCAGCCGCCAGCGCTATTAATTAAAAACAAAATTATTGATGAAATAAACGATAATAATAAAAAACTTGATGATGGATATTCAAAAAGTGAATTGGCTTCGATTGTTAAATCGGTTGTTCTAGCATGTAAGCAGCCACAAATAAGTGATATTCTTTCCGCAGGTAATGGGTGTAAGGACCTTACTGAAATTCATGGGGATGTATTTAAGTTAATCGAAAATGAATCGGAAAGA
The Pandoraea pulmonicola DNA segment above includes these coding regions:
- a CDS encoding winged helix-turn-helix domain-containing protein encodes the protein MFDSHLMVLTHADTQVHLTANESELLLMLLQGIATKAAVMKRVWESKGVVVTDSSYHQLVRAVRQRLEEHGISGALVKTLPRQGLRFMGSMKPIDTTVPPVPEPRAPSSLPTPLKNDSECPDSAAEPPYPSSQPASPDVSEQTTNTRPSTDLPPHSGPLAKTSRWFRKRGRWFAAIALPCAMVLTWQTLASPSRLTFRHGETIDGITYHSTNGVSAKALIDALEIKLKPGDQVYELPLGDNRWLAVCPESIHDAPELCETYFARGASSMH
- a CDS encoding 2OG-Fe(II) oxygenase; translated protein: MLMNEVNKAMAEAVEVLNLPGPKLNDSPSHIDIDGLRMKVVARSNYPEIVVIENILDDDECSSLIAMASHRLERSTVCDENSGGRIDERRTSHGVFLSAGDCELVRKVDERIAKLLNWPINQMEDLQILRYEVGEQYEPHYDFLGVNSREALSARGQRIATLVIYLKEPECGGGTVFPMVPLEIYPRQGSGIFFAYPDPKTHRSKRTFHGGSPVIKGSKWVATKWLRIGKFEE
- a CDS encoding helix-turn-helix transcriptional regulator, yielding MGEATEIHRICPTIKRGDVNVLVCSYEFESDPLPDGLYLLGKLRREHPELHIFVLANFLPGSPLARYVRRLGVANLFFKSQVNSHGLVAAMRSTLSGQTQLVDESLDAEARPACTSLAARMDTLSKCQLEVLRYHLRGWSDPRIALRRKRTAKTVSNQRNQALQKLGLSNARPHIRDEALLTLWPWLVG